ACAGATAAACCGGTTTGTCAGCGCGGATTTCCTTGTAGCGCTGGCGCAATTGCGATTGCGGGATATTGCGTGCCCCGAGAATGTGGCCGGCTGCAAAATCTTTAGGTTCCCGGACATCGATAAGCTGCGCTTTACGATAGCCTTGGATAAATTCTTCCTGGTTCAAATCGGTGACCGCTTTGCGGATGCGCAGGAAGGAAACGACCGCAAATATGAGGATGGCAATGACGACACCCAATGTGATATACAATAATTCCACTGTTCTTGCCCCTTTCTATACTTTCTCATTATAAGAGATAAGGTGACGGATATTCAATGGCTATGTTACAGTAATCTGGGCAAATCAGAGACAATCTTGTGAAGCTTGTGCACTGAAAGCTTGCCATTGCAGGCACTTTCACTTGTCAAGTGCCTGCAACGGGAAAATCAATCGATTTTTGCGCTGCATTATGCGAACATACGTGTCTTTTGTCTCATTTTAACGAGAGTCAAAACGCCGAAACCTTGCCGTTACTCGCTTGTTCGGCCGCTGACATTTTCCATCAGAAAAATGTTATTGCGACTGAGTTTCAATATATAGTATCATGGGAATTGTAATAATACTATATATAGTGTTAACTCCATATAATACAAAGGAGGATTTGTCAAATGGTTTCCGCCACACAATCCGAATATACATTAAACGTCGAGTCCCTGAACAAAGACATTGAATCGTTCCCGCAAGTCCACGCGGTAACAAAAGATATGAAGCAAACCCATAAAGGCGTGTCGCGCCTAGTCATGATCGACCGGTATTCCTTCAAGGATACTAGCAAAAGCACATTAAAGCCGGGTGATTTTGTCGTCTTAACAGTCAAAGAAGACCCGAAATTTCCAGCACGTGGCCTCGGCTACATTGTCTCGATCGACGAAGCGGCGAACAAAGCGCGCGTGTGGATCGAAGAAGATTACCGCAGCGCTATCGACAACCCGGCTGAAGTCGAGCAAGGCATCGTCAATCGGCCAATTGATGTCATCGAAAAGCCGCTTGAAGTATTTTATGAGCAAATCGCTAAACGCAATGCCACCGGGCTTTCGGCAGTCGAGAAAACGCCTGAGAAACAAAGCGAATGGTTCACAAGATTTTACGAGCAATTGGTCAACTTGAACTTTGTTCCTGCGGGCCGTGTGCTTTACGGAGCAGGCGCAGATACAGACGTTACGTATTTCAACTGCTACGTCATGCCATTTGTTGCCGATTCGCGCGAAGGCATCTCAGACCACCGCAAGCAAGTCATGGAAATCATGAGCCGCGGGGGCGGTGTTGGTACGAATGGATCGACACTACGCCCACGCAACACGCTCGCTCGCGGAGTCAACGGCAAATCGTCTGGTTCCGTTTCTTGGCTTGATGACATTGCGAAACTAACGCATCTTGTCGAACAAGGCGGTTCACGCCGCGGGGCACAGATGATCATGCTTGCTGACTGGCATCCGGATATTGCTGAATTCATCATTTCCAAAATGCAGAATCCGCGCATCTTGCGCTATTTGATCGAAAACACAGAAGACGAAACGATCAAACGCCTGGCAAATGACAAATTGAAGTTCAAGCCCTTGACCGAGCAGGAAGAAGCGATGTATCAAGGCTTGCTTAACTACAGAACAATTCCAGGCATGGGCGGGTTCAATGAAAAAATCATGCGCGATGCCGAAACGAAATTGCGCGACGGGGGCACATATGCTGTCCATAATGAAGAATTTTTGACGGGCGCCAATATTTCCGTCACCTTAACGAAAGACTTCATGGAAGCGGTCGAAAAAGACGAAGATTTCGAGTTGCGCTTCCCGGCAGTCGAATCATATTCCAAAGAAGAGATGGCCGTCTATAACGAAGAATGGCCTAAAATTGGCGATGTGCGCGAATGGGAAAAACTCGGTCATCAAGTCCGCACATACCGTGTGATCAAAGCGCGTGAGCTTTGGAACTTGATCAATGTATGTGCAACTTACTCCGCAGAACCTGGCATCTTCTTTATCGATAACGCCAATGAAAAAACAAACGCCACCGCATACGGCCAAAAAGTCGTAGCAACGAACCCGTGCGGCGAACAACCATTGGCTCCTTATTCTGTCTGCAACTTGGCAGCCGTTAACTTGGCGCGCTTTGCGGATCCAAAAACGAAGCAAGTCGATTTTGAAGCATTGAAAGAAACGGTTCGCGTCGGCGTTCGCATGCAGGATAACGTCATCGACGCAACACCATACTTCTTAGAAGACAATCGGATCCAAGCACTAGGCGAACGCCGTGTTGGCCTTGGTGTTATGGGCCTTGCTGATTTGCTCATCTACTCGGACCGCGAATACGGTTCTCCAGAAGGCAACGAGCTGGTTGATGAAATCTTCAAGACGATTGCTGTCGCAGCGTACGAAGCCTCGACAGAGCTTGCTGAAGAACGAGGAAGCTTCCCATTCCTTACTGGTGAAACAGACGCTGAAACGGAAAAATTGCGCCGCGCCTTTACGGAAACGGGCTTTATGCAAGGCATGCCAGAAGAAATCCGCCAAGCAGTGCTTGATAAAGGGATTCGCAACTCTCACTTGTTGACAGTTGCGCCAACCGGTTCGACTGGCACAATGGTCGGTGTTTCGACCGGTCTTGAACCGTACTATTCCTTCACGTATTACCGCAGCGGCCGCCTCGGAAAATTCATTGAAGTGAAAGCGGACATTGTTCGTGAATACTTGAAAAATAACCCGGACGCGGATGAAGACAACTTGCCGCAAGCGTTCATTACATCCATGGACTTGGCGCCGGAAGCGCATG
This is a stretch of genomic DNA from Planococcus maritimus. It encodes these proteins:
- a CDS encoding rhodanese-like domain-containing protein, coding for MELLYITLGVVIAILIFAVVSFLRIRKAVTDLNQEEFIQGYRKAQLIDVREPKDFAAGHILGARNIPQSQLRQRYKEIRADKPVYLYDQNGARSGRVALFLKKKGYEQLFQLQGGFKKWTGKIKSK
- a CDS encoding vitamin B12-dependent ribonucleotide reductase, which gives rise to MVSATQSEYTLNVESLNKDIESFPQVHAVTKDMKQTHKGVSRLVMIDRYSFKDTSKSTLKPGDFVVLTVKEDPKFPARGLGYIVSIDEAANKARVWIEEDYRSAIDNPAEVEQGIVNRPIDVIEKPLEVFYEQIAKRNATGLSAVEKTPEKQSEWFTRFYEQLVNLNFVPAGRVLYGAGADTDVTYFNCYVMPFVADSREGISDHRKQVMEIMSRGGGVGTNGSTLRPRNTLARGVNGKSSGSVSWLDDIAKLTHLVEQGGSRRGAQMIMLADWHPDIAEFIISKMQNPRILRYLIENTEDETIKRLANDKLKFKPLTEQEEAMYQGLLNYRTIPGMGGFNEKIMRDAETKLRDGGTYAVHNEEFLTGANISVTLTKDFMEAVEKDEDFELRFPAVESYSKEEMAVYNEEWPKIGDVREWEKLGHQVRTYRVIKARELWNLINVCATYSAEPGIFFIDNANEKTNATAYGQKVVATNPCGEQPLAPYSVCNLAAVNLARFADPKTKQVDFEALKETVRVGVRMQDNVIDATPYFLEDNRIQALGERRVGLGVMGLADLLIYSDREYGSPEGNELVDEIFKTIAVAAYEASTELAEERGSFPFLTGETDAETEKLRRAFTETGFMQGMPEEIRQAVLDKGIRNSHLLTVAPTGSTGTMVGVSTGLEPYYSFTYYRSGRLGKFIEVKADIVREYLKNNPDADEDNLPQAFITSMDLAPEAHADVQCIIQRWIDSSISKTVNAPKGYTVEQVEGVYERLYKGGAKGGTVYVDGSRDSQVLTLKAEDNTFEEEHTEEDTGKRPVVLIDTIQDLRSTNVTIGSEVGDTCPVCRKGTVEEMGGCNTCTNCAAQLKCGL